The sequence CGCACCACTCGGCCCAATAATACAAATCTTTTTCATGCCGCACCTCCACGAATTAATAGTCATTATATTCTAGCAGAAACAACTAAAAAAGCAAGCTCCCCAAAGCAGAGCTTGCTTTTTTCAACTTTTTAAATAACCTCGTAATCACCTGAAGCGATAGCAATGCGATACCATTCTTCCTGAGTCAAATTAATATCTAAAGCGTCTACCGCCGTCATTACCCGGCCAATACGCCCGCTACCAACAATCGGCATCATTTTTACCGGATGTTTCAACAACCAAGCATAAGCAATCGCATCAGCAGAAGTGCCATGATCGGCAGCAATTTTATTCAAAGTATCGCGTAATGCAACATACTTCGGTTCATTGGAAGTGAAGATTTTGCCGCCGGCAAGCGGTGACCAAATCATTGGATGAATTTGATGCTGCATTAAATAATCCATCATACCATTTTTAAAATGTTCGAAGCAAACCGGTGAGACCTCAATTTGATTCGTCACCAATGGCTCTTCGCAAAATTCTTGCAAATGCTCAAAATGTGGCACATAGAAATTTGAAACCCCGAAGGCGCGAACTTTTCCGGCCTTTTTTACATCAGCAAAGGCGCGGGCAACTTCGCGACCATCCATCAATAAGTCAGGACGATGAATTAACAGAACATCTAAGTTCTCAATATTCATACGTTCTAAAGTGTCATCAACAACGTGAACGATATGATCATAAGAAGAATCATAATGACCAATCGTATAGCCACTCTCAGGAACCGGAATCTTAATTCCCGCTTTACTAATCAATGTAATCCGATTACGCAAATCCGGCCGTGACGCAAACAGCTCACCCAAACGACTGTTCACCATCAAACCACCATAAATGTCAGCGGTATCGAAAGTTGTTACACCCATTTCCAGACACTCTTCAACAAAGCGCGCCAATTCATCAATACTTAAATCCCATTCCAGCAAACGCCACATACCATGAATAATCCGCGAAAACTGGATATCTTTATTTATTTGTACATATTCCATAAAACTTCAACTTCCTTTCTCCCTTATTGTAAGCAATTTCATAGAAAATAACAATGTGTAATGCTCATTTCTTGGGAGAAATTTTCGACAGAACACTGAAAGCAAGTTTCAGTATCCTGTCCTTTCGCAAAATATAGTAATCTGTTACAATAATGAGTACAGAGTGAAAGGAATGATTTCTATGTATATAATTGACGAACAAAATGTTTCCGGAATTATTGAAAACTATCTTACAACAACTAAAACCGACTCAACCTCTTTTTATTTAAAAGCGGCTGAACATCTGATTTCATATATTCCCGAGTCAGCACAACGTATCACTTTCTTCATTGATGGCAGCCAGATTGGTACATTAGGTGCAGCTGTTGCTTATCTGCTTTCACGAGCAAATAAAGACTTGATTTTGTTTGTTCGGGCGAGCTCGCTCACCGAAGAAACTGAAGCTTTCCTGCAAATTCTCGAAGAACAAAAAGCACATATTTATTTGTTGAACAATGTAAACCAGTTGCAAGATTTGCATGCTGTGATCGCGGAAACCCATTTAATTGTTGATGCTTTGGCTACATTGCCGAAAACCCAGGATGAATTTCTATTTGTTAAACAACTCATTCAAGTTATCAACCGGGTGCAGTTAGAAACTTTGGCATTTGATTTTCCCTTCTATGCCAACGATGAGACAATAATTACTGCAACTAATATTGTTACTTTTATCGCTGCTAAAAAGTGTTTCACCAATACTCATTTTTTAACTGCCTTTGGTCAAGATGAAATTAGTATTGAGAGCTTAGATATTCCTGAACTTTATTACCAAGATAAAATTGAGGCACAATATATTGATCAAGATGATATCAGCGATATCCTTAAACAAAAGCAGTGGTCAATCACTGACCATAAATATAAATTCGGTCATGCCCTTATCATTGCTGGAAATGTTGGTACTATCGGCGCGGCGCTTCTCGCCGGTGAGGCAGCACTCAAAAGTGGTTGCGGTTTAGTTTCACTCTATACCCACCCAGAACTCGCTAACCTCGTCCCGCTACGCAACCCGGAAATCATGAGCCATGCCTACACCGATATCAACAACCTGCAAGTTGACATCAAACGGGCCTCAAGCATCCTCATCGGCCCAGGCCTTGGCATTACCAATCAATCGCTCGCTCTGCTTGAGCTCATCTTCGCCCAGGCAACCTGCCCGATAATTGTTGACGCCGATGCCCTCACCCTGATTCACAAGCAGCCACAACTGCTAACCACTTTCAGCTATCCGGTCATCTTCACCCCGCACGCTCATGAATTCGCGCGCTTCACCGGGTTGGAAATCGACGAGATTTCCAGCCACCGCATTGACGTCGCTCGTGAGTTTGCTAAAAAATATAATGTCATCTTGGCATTAAAAGGTTACCAAACCATCATCAGTGACGGCATCACTACCTATGTCAATACAACCGGCAACGCAGCAATGGCAAGTGCCGGCATGGGAGACGTGCTAGCCGGCATCATCGCTGCTATGACCGCGAAACAATATGCCAGTCTTGAAGCAACCATCGCAAGTGTCTACTTACATGGAGCTTGTGGCGATTGGCTCTCAATTGAAAAAGATCGAGTGCTGGCAACTGAAGTTATCAATGAAATTCCTGACCGACTTCAATTTTTATATTAAAACAAAAAGCGGGTGGTTCCTAGGAACCACCCGCTTTCTCATTTACTCCAGAATAAAGTAAAACGCTCGCAATCTATGCAATCTAGCAAAAATCGCTCAATCACGTATTTTAGGATACGCTCAATCAAAATTTTTACCAGCTTCCTACGATTTCCGACGCGCTTGCGCTAGTACCTTGTGTGAAGCGTTTTCATTTACTCTGACTCCGGCGTTACAATCCAATCATAACCCTTTTGGCTTTCCGGCTCAACTAAAGACAAGTGCGGAAAACCTTGTTGGCGCAAAGCTTCAAATACTAACAACATTGCACAGTTTGACAAGTTCAGTGAACGTACATGCTCATTCATAGGAATGCGCAAAGCAGTATCCAAGTGTTGCTGAATAATCGCCTTTGGAATTCCTGAACTTTCACTGCCAAAGCAGAAGTAAATATCTTCTTCAACATCCGCATAATTAAATTGATCATACGTTTTACGGCCATGACGGCTGAGCATATAAAAACTTCCTTGATTTTGCGCAAAGAAACTTTCGGCATCCGGATATACCGTATAATCAACAAACTGGTAGTAATCCATTGCTGCCCGACGCACATACTTTTCGTCTAAGGAAAAGCCAAGCGGCTCAATTAAGTGCAGCTTTGTTCCGGTCGCAGCACAGGTCCGCATGATATTACCGGTATTTGGTGGAATTTCCGGTTGAAATAAAACAACATGTAATGGCATTATTATGTCTCCTTTATCTAACGTCTAAAGCAATTCATCAGTAATATCAGTATGATCATTACTGTTATAAAAACGAACCCGGCGACTGCCATCGTCCTCTAAGTATAAAATTGCATAACTGCCAACCCTTACTTTCCCTCGGGGAAATGAAGTGCTGCCAGGATTGATGCACAAAACCCCGTTTACCACCTCGGCAACCGGTACATGAGTATGACCGTAACATGCAATCGTTGCACCTTGTTCACGGGCTGCCTGTACAACCACATCAGGTCCGAACTCAATACTATACAAATGTCCGTGCGTAACAAAGAACCGTTCGTTCCCTAGATCGGTCACAGCAAATTTAGGATAATCACCGAAATCATTGTTTCCTTTTACTTTTACATAACCAGCCAGCTCAGGATGGGTAACCTCAAGCTGAGAATCACCGCAATGAATGAACAAATCGGCATCACTATGCAACTTATTAACTGCCGTAATATACTTTGTTTGAAAATGGGTATCACTGATAATAACTACCTTTTTCATGTGCTCGCCTCCATATTCAGATTAGTTACTACTATTATACCGCAAAAACCGCTAAAAAAGATATTAAATTGCCAAAAAAGTTTACTGCCTGCGCCCGAGCCGGCAAACCGGATTTTCATAAAAATCCGGTTTGCCGCAGTAGTAAATTATGTTATACTACAATTAGATATATATTACTGAAGGAGTTTTTCACATGGATGGTATGTTAGGTGTTGGGTTTCTGGTTACACTTATTGTAATCACATTAATCCTTGCAGTTCCAACTTGGTTAGTCAAAAACCGCTATAAAAAATTCACCAAATTGATGCGTGAAGAAATTAATCTGGAAAATGTTATGCAAGTTCCGGTTCTCAAAATTAAAGAACTGGTTGATGAATCAGCACATGCATCACAAACCGGCAAAGTAAAAGATCAAGCATACGATGCTTTTCTTGATAAACTGATTAAAGAATATCTTGATAAAATTAACGCCGAAGAGACACCACCAAGAATTAAAGCCAAACAAATCGGACAATTCCGTCGCCATATTGATATTGGCTTAGATACACCGGCACTTGATAAATTAACTGAAGCCGAACAGAAATTAGAAGGTAAAGTTTCTGTATAAGAAAAAAGCGGCGGCCAAATCATTGGCCGCCGCTTTAAAAAATCCCCGCATCTGGAATGTGGGGATTTTCATTTTATACAACATTTGTCTCGTAAACATACCATGCTCCGGCTTCACTGTCATAAAATACAGTAATATTTACCTGAGTTGGAAAACTGTCAGTAAGATTGTTAGCTGAACTTGACTCCGGATTAGCGTATGTGATTGTTACCGTAGCTTTGTAACCCGGATAATTTTTGTCACCCTGATTAACCCAGCTTTCCGTTGCTTCCAGGGTTCCTTCATTAATAGTAACCGTGTCTACTGTCGGTAAGTTTGCTAACCCATACATTTCTTTTAATTCTTCCAGACGGAATAAATAGGTTCCGCTGGCATTGACTTTAAATTCATCAACCGTTCCCGGCATAATAAAATCTAAACCACCCATTTGTTCCAATGTTTCTACATTTGAAAGGGTAAAAAATTGAACGACAAAGTTTTGCATTGCCAGCTGTGCTTCTTCTTCGGTACCACTGAATGGTTTCAACTTCTCATAGCTCGCCAAATATGCTTTTTGCTGTTCAGTTAATACTTTAGCATTGTTATTTGTTGATCCTGTCGTAGGCGGTGTCGGATTGCTAAACATTTGCCAAACAAAGTAGCCACCTACTCCAAGTAATATAACTACAACCATGCCAATAATAATTGGTAGCCGTTTATTTTTTTTACGTTTTTGTTTCCGCGATGAGATTTCTACATTCTTTTTCGCCATTGAACAATTCCTCGTTTCCTTGTAACATCTTTCATATTATAACATAGGACATCAAATAAATTCAACTTCACATATTTATAAGTGAAAAAAGAAAAAGCCGCGGGCACTCCCCGCGGCTTTTTAAACCTTCCCCAACTATCTTTTCTTTTTAATCAAGAAAATTCCTGCACTTATTATTATCAATCCTAAAACTCCGGCTTCGAAAAGTGGTAAACCAGTAGTTGGTAGTGTTGACGTATTCGAATTAGTATTTGTATTTGTTGCATCAGTCGCATTCACTTGCCATTGCGCATGAAGCGTCACTTCTGCAAATGGCATTGTTGTTGTATCAAAATCCCAAATGTCACCATTGCCATCTTCAGCCGTATTCCAATGCAAGAAAGTGTGACCATCCTTTACTGGATCAGCCACTTTTGTTGCCAGTGAAGCATAGTAAACTGATTCAGTTTCTGGTTGTGTACTTGTTCCGCCATTGAGATTATATGTAAGCGCAAATTGTGATTGCATCTTTTGACCCTCAGTTGTGTATGAAGTATCATTTACAGCTTCAACACTGTACTGACCATTTTTGAAAACAACCTTGGTAACACTAGCATTTTTTAGGCCTCCAGCCGGTAATTGCACATCCGGAGCAATCTCAGCAAGTAAAGCACCAATACTTAAGCCATGTGAAACCAATAGAACATTACCGCCACCAGCAAGCGCAGTCTCATTGGCAATCATATTCAGCGATGCGGTTAAACGGTTTTGAATGGTAGTATAATCTTCAGCCGGCCAGTTTTGCATACCGGCATATTCACCGCCTGCCCCCAGACGTTCGGCATCAAGTGCAGCAACACCATTAGCAAACGATTCCGGTGTCATTGTTGTCATCCATTCCTCCAACGTTTTACCATCAGCGGCAGCAATATCATTCCACATAGTATGGTTTAAATCACCTTCATAAGTACCAAAATTAAATTCACGCAAGCGCCAATCAGTCTCTAAACTTGGTGCAGTATTACGATTACCGGCTAGAATAAGATTTGCGGTTTCCACTGCACGGCCACTGTCACTGCTATACGCTGAAACAAAATCAATATCGCGTAAACCTGCTGCGGTATAATTAACAACCTCTTCTCCTGCAGGTGTTAATGGGGCATCAGCCCAACCTTGTACCCGGTCAGTTGTATTTAACATTGTTTTACCATGACGCACAATGTAAATAACCACTTCATTAGCAGAGTCAACTGGTGCAACCGGACTTACACTTCCCAGCGCCGGAGCAGTAACTTCTGCTGCCTGTCCTGCTTGAATGTAAGTTAAATCATTAATTGTTTCAATTGTATATTGACCATCTTTGTAAGTCACTTTACTTACACTGGCATTTTTTAATCCTGAAGCTGGCAAGCTAGCGCTAGGGTCAATATCTTTCAATAATGCTCCAATACTTAAACCATGCGAAACAATCAATACATTACCGCCACCATTCTGGCTTTGGCTTTCAGCAATTGCATCCATTGACGCTTTTAACCGGGCAGCAATTGTTGCATAATCTTCTGCCGGCCAGTTGTTTATCCCCGGATTAGCCGCCATATAATCAGCATCTAACGCTGCAACGCCATTAGCAAACGATTCCGGTGTCATTGTTGTCATCCACTCTTCCATCGTTTTACCATCGGCAGCCGCAATATCATTCCACATTACCGGATTTTCTTCACCCTCATAATGGCCAAAATTAAATTCACGTAAACGCCAGTCAGTCTCTAAACTTGGTCTAGTCTGCTCATTCTCTGCCAAAATCAGATTTGCAGTTTCGACAGCACGCCCAGAATCACTGCTGACCGCTTTATCAAACTGAATATCCTTTAAACCATACCCTGCCTGAGCAACAACATCTGCTCCAGCCTGTGTCAACGGTGCATCTGCCCACCCTTGTACCCGATCAGTTGTATTCAACATCGTTTTACCATGGCGAACAATATAAAAAGTGACCTCGTCCGAACCAGCATCGACAACTAACACTTTTGCAAACGTCACTGAAAATAATAAAGTGAGTGCTGCAAATAATTTGAACATTTTCTTCATAATACAAAATCCTCTCAACACATAAAATAGTTTGTAAATACTTGAAAAATCTATTTCAGGTTGCAAACACGATTACCAACACCCTGCAAATTGGCAATCCCCCCCCTTAAAAATCCCCCTATTAACAAAATAAAAAACCCAAAAAGTAATCAAGACAAATTAAAGTCTCTCAATACTTTCCGGGTTTTGCCCATCACTAATGAACAGTTACAATCCCAAGACATATATTTCCAAGTTACCCTCATTATAACAAATCGCCCCAATCTATGCAAGCGTTTTCTAAAATAGAAAATAGTTCTTGTTATCGACTTCATAAGAAAAATAAAAAGAGACTAAATGTCGCACTTAGTCTCTTTCCCATTCCTATTAAAATTCAACAATTGCTTCAATCTCTGCACCCAAATCAGCAAGCTTGCCAAACAAATTCTCATAACCACGCTCGATATGCTCAACGCCATCAATCTCGCTTTCGCCATCAATAACCAGCGCTAAAATCACCAACGCCGCTGCACTTCGCACATCTTCAGCATTCATTGTTGTTGCGGTAAGCGGGAAGCCACCTTCAACAACCGCCATATTCCCATTCAATTGAACTTGCGCGCCACTGCGAACAAATTCTTCAATATGAACGAAACGATTTTCGAACACCGATTCAACAATAATACTTGTGCCATCAGCAACCAACAATGCCGGTAAAATAAGTGCCTGAGTGTCAGTATGAAAACCAGGATATGGCGCTGTCTTAATATCAGTAGCTTTAAAAGGTTGACTGGCATCAATAGTAACTGAATTACCATTTTCAGCAATCGCAATACCCATTTCACGTAACTTAGCCAGTAAGCTTTGTAAATGCTTAGGAATAACGCCATCAACTTTTACTTTACCATGAGTTGCCGCCGCCGCTAACAAATAGGTTGCCGCCTCAACTCGGTCAGGAATCACCTCATGGTAAACACCTGCAAGTCGCTCCACACCGCTAATTTCAATTCGCTCCGTACCAGCGCCTTTAATATCAGCACCCATACGATTCAGGAAATTTGCCAAGTCAACAACTTCCGGCTCCTTAGCCGCATTTTCAATAACCGTATCACCAACAGCAAGGCTGGCTGCAATCATTGCGTTTTCAGTTGCACCAACACTTGGGAAATCCAAATTGATGAATCCACCTTTTAATTTACCTTCAACCCGGGCATGAATAATGCCATAATCAAGGCTAATTTCTGCGCCTAATTCTTTCAATGCTTTTAAATGCAAGTCAATTGGCCGACTGCCAATTGCACAACCACCAGGCATCGCAATCGACACCTCTCCGCATCTTGCTAGTAACGCACCCATTACCAAAATAACGGCGCGCATCTGACCAACCAGCTTTGCCGGTGGTTCAGTTGATAGCTCCGTGCTACTGGCATCAATCGTCAATACATTGTCAGCAAACAATACCCGCGCCCCTAAATTATTTAAAACTGCGCTCATCACCTGTACATCTGTAATGTCAGGGACATTATCTATCTCACTGACACCGCCCTCAGCCAAAAGTGCTGCTGCCATAATTGGCAACGCAGCATTTTTTGAGCCTTGTACTTCAACCTCACCATTTAATTTTTTTCCGCCATGAACAAGTATTTTGCTCATATTAACACCTCCGTGTTTATACTAAGCCGGCCATCTGCTGACCGATCTGGAAAATTGCAATCAGAAAATTTCCTACAAGAAATCCGCACGCAATTGAAACGAATATATGAATAAATATAATAACCCGCGGCTCCGTTCCCGGACGCATAAATTTCTTGAAATCAATAAACTGAAAAAGATAAAACGATGCGCAAATAGCAACGAGATAAAGACCAAATTGAGTAATATACCATGCTAGGTTATTTGTCATCTATTTTAACCTCCATATAGACCAAAAGCTTTGACTCAGTTTATCCCCTGAGTCAAAGCAGTGTTTACATATCTTATTTTGTACCAAACAAACGGTCACCGGCATCACCAAGACCCGGAACAATATAGTTGGCATCATTTAATCCTTCATCTAAAGCTGCTAAATAAATATTAACATCCGGATGTGCTTCCTGGATAACCGCAACACCTTCCGGTGCACCAACCATGCAAACTAACTTGATTGACTGTGCGCCATTATCTTTTAAAATTTGAATTGCTTTTACCGCTGAAACTCCGGTGGCTAGCATTGGATCAACAAGCAACACCATTGCTTGATCAAGGCCTTCCGGTAACTTAGCAAAATATTGTTTTGCTTCAAATGTTTCCTCATCACGGTAAATACCGATGTGCCCAACCTTAGCATTAGGAATCAAAGTTCTGATACCATCAACCATGCCTAATCCAGCACGCAGAATTGGCACAATAATTACATCCTGTGCTAATGTTTTTTGGGTAGAAAGCATAATTGGTGTTTCCACTTCAACATTTTTCAATTTTAAATCACGAGTAATTTCATATGCCATCAGACCGGCAATTTCATTTACTGTCTCATAAAAAGACTTCGTTGTCGTTTCTTTATTGCGGATTAATGTTAATTTATGATGAATTAATGGATGATCGAATACTAAAACATTTGACATATTGAGTTTACTCCTTTTATTCTGGTTTAACTATATTGTAGCATAAAATCCCATAAAAAGAAAAGCAGTACAATATAAAAATGCTATTCGAAAATAGCATTTTTGTCACATTAATTGAAATCAGTTATTGTCTAGTCAACATATAACGGAAATTTCTCCAACAATTCTTTCACTTCGGTGCGTACTGCCATAATATTTTCAAGGGTATCCTCCATTTTAAGGGCCTTGTCAATCAATACCGCAACATGCTCAAACTCTGCTTCTTTAAATCCACGTGTCGTCATCGCCGGAGTTCCAACCCGAAGACCACTTGTTACAAATGGTTTCTCCTCGTCGAAAGGAATCGCATTTTTATTGGCAGTAATACCTACCTTATCTAAGCGCGCTTCCGCATCTTTACCAGAAATACCATAATGACCTTTTACATCAATCATCAACAAGTGATTATCGGTCCCGTTTGAAATAACCCGAACGCCAAGCTCAATAAATTTATTAGCAAAAGCAATCGCATTAGCCACCACCTGTTTTTGATACGTAATAAAATCTGGTTGCAACGCCTCACCGAAAGCCACCGCCTTCGCCGCAATAACATGCATCAACGGACCACCTTGCATACCCGGGAAGACAATCCGATCAAGATCTTTGGCGAATTGCTCCTTACATAAAACAATCCCGCCACGAGGGCCGCGCAATGTTTTATGGGTAGTAGAAGTAACGAAATCAGCATACGGTACCGGACTTGGATGTACTCCCGCAGCCACAAGACCGGCAATATGAGCCATATCTACCATTAAATACGCGCCAACCTCATCAGCAATCTTACGAAACTCAGCAAAATCAATTGTTCTTGAATACGCACTGGCTCCGGCAACAATCAACTTCGGTTTATGCTTTAATGCAGCTTCACGAACAACAGCATAATCAATATGCTCAGTCTCGGCATCAACACCATAAGAAACAAAATTATATGACATACCGCTAAAATTCAATGGATGCCCATGCGTTAAGTGGCCGCCATGTGCTAAATCCATTCCTAGCACCGTATCGCCATGTTCAAGCACCGTCATATAAACTGCCATATTAGCCTGGCTTCCCGAGTGCGGCTGCACATTAGCATGCTCCGCGCCATATAAAGCTGCCAATCGGTCACGAGCCAAATCCTCAACCACATCAACATACTCACAACCACCATAATAACGACGGTGCGGGTACCCCTCAGCATATTTATTGGTCATAACCGAACCTTGTGCTTCCATAACATCACGACTAACAAAATTTTCTGAAGCAATTAACTCAATACTCCATTGTTGGCGATGCAACTCATTCTTTATTGCTTGTTCAATGACTTGATCTTTCATTTTATCAAACTCCCAAACTATAATATATTGTAACTAATTTCATTAAAGTACTGTCTATCAGACTGATTCCGACAAGGGACTAGCAGCAAAGCTGCGTCGAAAAAGCTTCACACAGGGTACTTCGTACGGATGCGGCGTTTCTCCACAGTCTGATTTTAATATTCTGCTTCAATTTCAGCCAACTTCTGCAAACGTCGCTCATGGCGGCCGCCTTCGTATTCACTGCTTACCCAAGTTTCAACAATCATCTTAGCTAAATCAATACCGATAACCCGGGCACCCATAGCCAAAACATTACTATTATTATGCTCACGAGTTACCTTCGCCGTAAACACATCATGCACCAATGCACAACGCACCCCATGCACCTTATTGGCAGCAATACTCATACCAATACCAGTACCGCAAATTAAAATTCCTAAATCATATTCACCCGCAGCAACACTTTTTGCTACCGGCTTCGCATAATCAGGATAATCAACTGATTCACTGCCATCTGTCCCAAAATCACTATACTCAATATTCATTGAATCCAATAACTGCATAACCTCAGCTTTCAACTCAACTCCTGCATGATCAGCACCAAGCGCAATCTTCATAAGAACCTCCACCTTTCACATAATAACTAATTATACCAAAAACCAACTAATAATTCCGCAAAAGAACATCTCCAATATCCTTTTTACTAATCGCGCCAATCCGATGGAAGAGAAATTCACTATCGCGCCATTCAACAATCGTCGAAGCCATCCCGTTTCCAGCCAGCTCCTCATCAAAAATCATAACATCCGGAAAGGTCGAATCAAGGAGAGCCACCGTCGGCAACGGCGCCTCTCCCGAGCGATTAGCACTCGTTGTCGCCAAAACCCCGGTCTCAGCCACAATCCTTGTCACTAGCTCACTCTGCGGAATACGTAGTGCAATCGTATCAAGACCAGCATTTACATATTCAGGAACCGCGGTACTCTTCGGCAAAATAACCGTCAACGCCCCTGGCCAAAAATGTGCCATCAACTGCTCAACAGCCTCGGGAATCTCAGCAACATATGGCCGCAACGCCTCAACATCA comes from Culicoidibacter larvae and encodes:
- a CDS encoding aldo/keto reductase → MEYVQINKDIQFSRIIHGMWRLLEWDLSIDELARFVEECLEMGVTTFDTADIYGGLMVNSRLGELFASRPDLRNRITLISKAGIKIPVPESGYTIGHYDSSYDHIVHVVDDTLERMNIENLDVLLIHRPDLLMDGREVARAFADVKKAGKVRAFGVSNFYVPHFEHLQEFCEEPLVTNQIEVSPVCFEHFKNGMMDYLMQHQIHPMIWSPLAGGKIFTSNEPKYVALRDTLNKIAADHGTSADAIAYAWLLKHPVKMMPIVGSGRIGRVMTAVDALDINLTQEEWYRIAIASGDYEVI
- a CDS encoding NAD(P)H-hydrate dehydratase produces the protein MYIIDEQNVSGIIENYLTTTKTDSTSFYLKAAEHLISYIPESAQRITFFIDGSQIGTLGAAVAYLLSRANKDLILFVRASSLTEETEAFLQILEEQKAHIYLLNNVNQLQDLHAVIAETHLIVDALATLPKTQDEFLFVKQLIQVINRVQLETLAFDFPFYANDETIITATNIVTFIAAKKCFTNTHFLTAFGQDEISIESLDIPELYYQDKIEAQYIDQDDISDILKQKQWSITDHKYKFGHALIIAGNVGTIGAALLAGEAALKSGCGLVSLYTHPELANLVPLRNPEIMSHAYTDINNLQVDIKRASSILIGPGLGITNQSLALLELIFAQATCPIIVDADALTLIHKQPQLLTTFSYPVIFTPHAHEFARFTGLEIDEISSHRIDVAREFAKKYNVILALKGYQTIISDGITTYVNTTGNAAMASAGMGDVLAGIIAAMTAKQYASLEATIASVYLHGACGDWLSIEKDRVLATEVINEIPDRLQFLY
- a CDS encoding tRNA (cytidine(34)-2'-O)-methyltransferase, which encodes MPLHVVLFQPEIPPNTGNIMRTCAATGTKLHLIEPLGFSLDEKYVRRAAMDYYQFVDYTVYPDAESFFAQNQGSFYMLSRHGRKTYDQFNYADVEEDIYFCFGSESSGIPKAIIQQHLDTALRIPMNEHVRSLNLSNCAMLLVFEALRQQGFPHLSLVEPESQKGYDWIVTPESE
- a CDS encoding YfcE family phosphodiesterase is translated as MKKVVIISDTHFQTKYITAVNKLHSDADLFIHCGDSQLEVTHPELAGYVKVKGNNDFGDYPKFAVTDLGNERFFVTHGHLYSIEFGPDVVVQAAREQGATIACYGHTHVPVAEVVNGVLCINPGSTSFPRGKVRVGSYAILYLEDDGSRRVRFYNSNDHTDITDELL
- a CDS encoding InlB B-repeat-containing protein, which produces MQSQFALTYNLNGGTSTQPETESVYYASLATKVADPVKDGHTFLHWNTAEDGNGDIWDFDTTTMPFAEVTLHAQWQVNATDATNTNTNSNTSTLPTTGLPLFEAGVLGLIIISAGIFLIKKKR
- the murA gene encoding UDP-N-acetylglucosamine 1-carboxyvinyltransferase; its protein translation is MSKILVHGGKKLNGEVEVQGSKNAALPIMAAALLAEGGVSEIDNVPDITDVQVMSAVLNNLGARVLFADNVLTIDASSTELSTEPPAKLVGQMRAVILVMGALLARCGEVSIAMPGGCAIGSRPIDLHLKALKELGAEISLDYGIIHARVEGKLKGGFINLDFPSVGATENAMIAASLAVGDTVIENAAKEPEVVDLANFLNRMGADIKGAGTERIEISGVERLAGVYHEVIPDRVEAATYLLAAAATHGKVKVDGVIPKHLQSLLAKLREMGIAIAENGNSVTIDASQPFKATDIKTAPYPGFHTDTQALILPALLVADGTSIIVESVFENRFVHIEEFVRSGAQVQLNGNMAVVEGGFPLTATTMNAEDVRSAAALVILALVIDGESEIDGVEHIERGYENLFGKLADLGAEIEAIVEF
- a CDS encoding DUF1146 domain-containing protein — protein: MTNNLAWYITQFGLYLVAICASFYLFQFIDFKKFMRPGTEPRVIIFIHIFVSIACGFLVGNFLIAIFQIGQQMAGLV
- the upp gene encoding uracil phosphoribosyltransferase encodes the protein MSNVLVFDHPLIHHKLTLIRNKETTTKSFYETVNEIAGLMAYEITRDLKLKNVEVETPIMLSTQKTLAQDVIIVPILRAGLGMVDGIRTLIPNAKVGHIGIYRDEETFEAKQYFAKLPEGLDQAMVLLVDPMLATGVSAVKAIQILKDNGAQSIKLVCMVGAPEGVAVIQEAHPDVNIYLAALDEGLNDANYIVPGLGDAGDRLFGTK
- the glyA gene encoding serine hydroxymethyltransferase gives rise to the protein MKDQVIEQAIKNELHRQQWSIELIASENFVSRDVMEAQGSVMTNKYAEGYPHRRYYGGCEYVDVVEDLARDRLAALYGAEHANVQPHSGSQANMAVYMTVLEHGDTVLGMDLAHGGHLTHGHPLNFSGMSYNFVSYGVDAETEHIDYAVVREAALKHKPKLIVAGASAYSRTIDFAEFRKIADEVGAYLMVDMAHIAGLVAAGVHPSPVPYADFVTSTTHKTLRGPRGGIVLCKEQFAKDLDRIVFPGMQGGPLMHVIAAKAVAFGEALQPDFITYQKQVVANAIAFANKFIELGVRVISNGTDNHLLMIDVKGHYGISGKDAEARLDKVGITANKNAIPFDEEKPFVTSGLRVGTPAMTTRGFKEAEFEHVAVLIDKALKMEDTLENIMAVRTEVKELLEKFPLYVD
- the rpiB gene encoding ribose 5-phosphate isomerase B; its protein translation is MKIALGADHAGVELKAEVMQLLDSMNIEYSDFGTDGSESVDYPDYAKPVAKSVAAGEYDLGILICGTGIGMSIAANKVHGVRCALVHDVFTAKVTREHNNSNVLAMGARVIGIDLAKMIVETWVSSEYEGGRHERRLQKLAEIEAEY
- a CDS encoding L-threonylcarbamoyladenylate synthase, whose translation is MLTRSVESLITELRSGNPVIIPTDTVYGFAASVAQPEAVDAVYHLKQRPAEKALILFGADVEALRPYVAEIPEAVEQLMAHFWPGALTVILPKSTAVPEYVNAGLDTIALRIPQSELVTRIVAETGVLATTSANRSGEAPLPTVALLDSTFPDVMIFDEELAGNGMASTIVEWRDSEFLFHRIGAISKKDIGDVLLRNY